One genomic region from Drosophila busckii strain San Diego stock center, stock number 13000-0081.31 chromosome 3R, ASM1175060v1, whole genome shotgun sequence encodes:
- the LOC108603881 gene encoding acyl-CoA Delta(11) desaturase, which produces MVTVTESQDKLSAASKDALGEAEFKKRDVNWTLVLFYIHLYILGSYGTYVTFTSASWPTILFTAMYTLMGILGVTVGVHRLWAHRSFTATAPLRVFLMICQTMAGQGSIYSRVQAHRLHHAKFHCDEDPYYSKQSFLYAQLHGNLLGYSRQQELALKDVDMTDIENDEIVMFQKKYYALLFIMLSVLLPLNTPFQYFGETLAVSMFVGFWLRSLIVVNVGNLVNSAHFLWGIHKGFKPTDSNSIFFITKSFWPQFHYLLPHDYQSGEFGGYANGTGSMMIRVLAALDLAKDLRTISSVAVRQGLTEAVETGLPIVDCIEKQVKLEEQTRPDNHYLNREKFM; this is translated from the exons ATGGTTACAGTCACGGAAAGTCAAGACAAGCTGAGCGCTGCCAGCAAGGACGCTCTGGGTGAGGCGGAGTTCAAGAAGCGCGACGTCAACTGGACATTGGTGCTCTTCTATATACACCTCTATATATTGGGAAGCTATGGCACTTATGTAACATTCACGAGCGCCTCATGGCCAACCATTTTATTCA ctgctaTGTACACCCTGATGGGCATACTGGGTGTCACGGTGGGAGTTCACAGGCTATGGGCTCATCGCTCCttcacagcaacagcaccgcTGCGTGTGTTCCTCATGATCTGCCAGACAATGGCGGGACAG GGATCCATATACAGTCGAGTTCAAGCGCATCGCCTGCATCATGCCAAGTTCCATTGCGATGAGGATCCCTATTACAGCAAGCAAAGCTTTCTCTATGCCCAGCTGCATGGCAATCTGTTAGGCTACTCGCGTCAGCAGGAGCTGGCTCTGAAGGATGTGGACATGACAGATATTGAAAATGACGAAATCGTTATGTTTCagaaaaa ATACTACGCGCTGCTGTTTATAATGCTGAGTGTACTACTGCCATTGAATACGCCCTTCCAGTACTTTGGTGAGACTCTTGCCGTGTCCATGTTCGTGGGCTTCTGGCTGCGCAGTCTGATTGTTGTGAACGTGGGCAACTTGGTCAACTCGGCGCACTTCCTATGGGGCATACACAAAGGCTTCAAGCCCACCGACTCCAACAGCATATTCTTTATTACCAAATCCTTTTGGCCGCAGTTCCATTATCTGCTGCCTCACGACTATCAAAGCGGCGAGTTTGGCGGCTATGCAAATGGCACTGGCTCCATGATGATACGTGTCTTGGCCGCACTCGATCTTGCCAAGGATCTGCGCACAATCTCATCGGTGGCTGTGCGTCAAGGACTGACAGAAGCTGTGGAAACTGGACTGCCTATTGTGGATTGCATTGAGAAGCAGGTGAAGCTGGAGGAGCAGACCAGACCGGATAATCACTACCTCAATCGTGAAAAGTTTATGTGA
- the LOC108604102 gene encoding acyl-CoA desaturase — MNNMCLSTPTTNEAGNSASCSLGVACNAARTENAADSQLKHRSQVATATHTKESTKLDDSLGFKEENAIYKEHASKQQQQEQQQQQAAAVDYNPQIRWPDLGAQTFLHVGALYGVYLLCYAKFYTFLWVAATILFSGIGITAGAHRLWSHKSYHASLPLRILLCFMFTIAGQRDAYTWALDHRIHHKFSETDADPHNANRGFFFAHVGWLFLTPHPKVIEKRKVIDMSDLEADAVVMFQRKYYIILFALCSIVLPVMVPWYFWQESLWMSFWINFNMRFTWTLNVAFFVNSVAHMYGNKPYDKNITPVEAPIVSLLALGEGWHNYHHVFPWDYKTGEFGNYTLNITTGFIDLCARLGLASGRKSVSPDMVLRRAEKCGDGTRFLSDEYAHKDQVWGFGDCDLPREDIVELVKMQS, encoded by the exons ATGAACAACATGTGCCTTTCAACGCCTACAACAAATGAAGCTGGCAACAGCGCTAGCTGCAGCTTgggtgttgcatgcaacgcagCGCGTACTGAGAACGCTGCTGACAGCCAACTGAAGCACAGAAGTCAAGTTGCAACAGCTACACATACCAAAGAATCAACAAAACTAGATGATAGCCTAGGATTTAAGGAAGAGAATGCCATATACAAAGAGCatgcaagcaagcagcagcagcaggagcagcaacaacaacaagctgcagcagttgacTATAATCCGCAGATTAGATGGCCCGATCTGGGCGCTCAGACGTTTTTGCATGTGGGCGCGCTCTATGGCGTTTATTTGCTCTGCTATGCAAAGTTCTACACATTCTTGTGGG ttgctgcaacaattttattttcggGTATTGGCATTACAGCGGGAGCTCATCGTCTATGGTCCCACAAGTCCTACCATGCCTCGTTGCCTCTACGCATTCTATTGTGCTTTATGTTCACAATTGCTGGACAG cgCGATGCTTATACTTGGGCCTTGGATCATAGAATACATCACAAGTTCTCGGAGACCGATGCCGATCCTCATAATGCAAATCGCGGCTTCTTCTTCGCTCATGTCGGTTGGTTATTCCTTACCCCACATCCCAAGGTCATTGAGAAGCGTAAGGTTATTGATATGTCTGATCTGGAGGCCGATGCTGTGGTCATGTTCCAGCGTAAATATTACATAATTCTATTCGCGCTTTGCTCCATCGTATTGCCTGTCATGGTTCCCTGGTATTTCTGGCAAGAGAGTCTCTGGATGTCATTCTGGATCAATTTCAATATGCGTTTCACCTGGACCCTCAATGTGGCCTTCTTTGTGAATAGTGTAGCGCATATGTATGGCAATAAGCCATATGACAA aaaCATCACTCCTGTGGAGGCTCCCATTGTATCGCTTCTTGCGCTGGGTGAGGGCTGGCATAACTATCATCATGTATTCCCATGGGATTACAAGACCGGCGAGTTCGGCAACTATACGCTGAATATAACTACAGGATTCATCGATCTCTGTGCACGTCTAGGACTGGCCAGCGGAC gtAAATCCGTATCTCCGGATATGGTGCTGCGACGTGCGGAAAAATGTGGCGATGGCACGCGTTTTCTTAGCGATGAATATGCGCATAAGGATCAAGTGTGGGGCTTTGGAGATTGTGATTTGCCACGCGAGGACATTGTTGAGCTGGTCAAAATGCAGTCTTGA
- the LOC117134857 gene encoding 40S ribosomal protein S7 gives MAIGSKIIKPGGSDPDEFEKSIAQALVELEANSDLKPYLRDLHITRAREIEFGSKKAVIIYVPIPQQKVFQKIQIILVRELEKKFSGKHVVVIGERKILPKPTRKARNPLKQKRPRSRTLTAVYDAILEDLVFPAEIVGKRVRVKLDGSQLVKVHLDKNQQTTIEHKVDTFTSVYKKLTGRDVTFEFPDNYLNV, from the exons atGGCTATCGGCTCTAAAATTATTAAGCCCGGTGGTTCCGACCCCGATGAGTTTGAGAAGTCGATTGCCCAGGCGCTCGTTGAGCTGGAGGCCAACAGCGATCTGAAGCCCTATCTGCGTGATTTGCACATTACCCGTGCACGCGAGATTGAGTTTGGCAGCAAGAag GCCGTCATCATCTACGTGCCCATTCCACAGCAGAAGGTGTTCCAGAAGATCCAGATCATTCTGGTTCGCGAACTGGAGAAGAAGTTCTCCGGCAAGCATGTCGTGGTCATTGGCGAGCGCAAGATTCTGCCCAAGCCCACACGCAAGGCACGCAACCCCCTGAAACAGAAGCGTCCACGCTCGCGTACTCTGACTGCTGTGTACGATGCCATTCTGGAGGATCTCGTCTTCCCCGCCGAGATTGTTGGCAAGCGTGTGCGCGTCAAGCTCGATGGCTCGCAGCTGGTTAAGGTGCACTTGGACAAGAACCAACAGACCACCATTGAACACAAA GTGGACACCTTCACATCGGTCTACAAGAAGCTGACTGGCCGCGATGTTACCTTCGAATTCCCAGACAACTACCTGAATGTCTAG